Proteins encoded by one window of Cylindrospermum stagnale PCC 7417:
- a CDS encoding IS4 family transposase, with amino-acid sequence MSKPRKKQGNPDFRHRVNVPAPASEEIESRLFELVSPGTFTNLKEVKDKERSLRSRVLTLPVMAAIVLSIVYRQVQHLTDVLRILEVEGLMWVEATKVSKQALSQRLNSLPAHLFAKLLEQVIECLAAKRSVRELAPAWASVSEKFPAIWIGDASTLEAMKKHFGQLQEKTGAVLAGKMLMVVEAFTHTPVAVWYDADAKRNETRWWQALLERLPSGGLLVVDMGFYGFEWFDSLTTANKYVLTRQKEKVRYKVARVLSDGSHYKDEIIQMGWHHTNPCRHPMRQVSVLWGKTWYHYLTNVLDPQQLSAQEVCELYRRRWRIEDAFLLTKRLLGLSYLWVGGTNGVQMQIYATWIFYAVLNDLCADVAVALQQPIERISVEMVFRSFYFFHRALLRNPGLQLIPWLVEHHRSMGLVKAVRQRHRRTAARSLDIWADALT; translated from the coding sequence ATGAGTAAACCACGGAAAAAGCAAGGGAATCCAGATTTTCGCCATCGAGTCAACGTACCGGCTCCGGCAAGTGAAGAGATAGAATCAAGGTTGTTTGAGTTGGTAAGTCCAGGCACATTTACCAACCTCAAAGAAGTAAAAGATAAAGAACGGAGCTTGCGCTCACGAGTACTGACCCTACCAGTAATGGCAGCAATAGTGTTGAGTATAGTGTATAGACAAGTACAGCACTTAACAGATGTATTGCGAATCCTAGAAGTAGAAGGATTGATGTGGGTAGAGGCAACGAAAGTGAGTAAGCAAGCTTTGTCTCAAAGACTCAACAGCCTACCGGCTCATCTATTTGCCAAACTGTTAGAGCAGGTCATAGAGTGCCTAGCAGCTAAAAGGAGTGTAAGGGAATTAGCCCCAGCCTGGGCATCAGTGTCCGAGAAATTTCCCGCCATTTGGATTGGAGACGCCTCGACACTCGAAGCCATGAAAAAACACTTCGGACAACTGCAAGAAAAAACAGGTGCGGTGTTGGCAGGAAAAATGCTGATGGTGGTTGAAGCTTTCACTCACACTCCCGTGGCAGTTTGGTATGATGCCGATGCCAAACGAAATGAGACTCGTTGGTGGCAAGCACTGTTAGAACGTTTACCTTCAGGCGGTTTACTCGTAGTAGACATGGGATTTTATGGTTTTGAATGGTTTGATTCTCTGACTACAGCTAATAAGTATGTGCTGACACGCCAAAAGGAAAAGGTGAGATATAAGGTAGCACGTGTACTTTCTGACGGCTCTCACTACAAAGACGAAATTATTCAAATGGGATGGCATCACACCAACCCATGTCGCCATCCCATGCGCCAAGTTTCCGTATTGTGGGGCAAGACTTGGTATCATTACTTGACTAATGTTCTTGACCCACAACAACTTTCGGCACAGGAAGTTTGCGAATTATACCGTCGACGCTGGCGCATTGAGGATGCATTTTTATTGACTAAGCGTTTATTGGGATTGTCCTATCTGTGGGTTGGTGGCACTAATGGTGTGCAGATGCAAATATATGCTACTTGGATTTTCTACGCTGTTCTTAATGACTTGTGTGCCGATGTCGCAGTAGCTTTACAACAGCCAATTGAGCGCATTTCTGTAGAAATGGTTTTTCGCAGTTTCTATTTTTTCCACCGCGCACTTTTACGTAACCCTGGGTTACAACTTATTCCTTGGCTCGTAGAACATCATCGTTCGATGGGGTTGGTCAAAGCCGTCCGTCAACGTCACCGACGAACGGCTGCTCGGTCACTTGACATCTGGGCTGATGCCTTAACTTGA
- a CDS encoding NACHT domain-containing protein produces the protein MGQNQNIDNSSLENSAVQQTQAGRDTVSFQNSQKNQVTINNIILRLFGNSEPRQVDWDWGKLLLEKKQLPDIRQRLADTLGQKHLSLNVSLEEQPSWVSRTLQINGQDYGTLDANKLLIETFGRDDIKGKLLILGAPGAGKTTALLSLAEELVCGAIANPKTVIPVIFELSTWRDDNQSIEKWLIEQLYELHGGNRKYQIYERWLEKRVLLPLLDGLDELGLERQKKCTIKLNEFAKHYPQVVVCCRIKEFEAANQKLNTLRGAVCLQPLSDIQIQNYLHSLKRPELWSAIQTNPNLQTLLEPTPEGDPGLLRVPLFVKLTADVYNPQQPISSKADLLEKYIDRQLSKDTREQDRRQDLKQGWAYKTVEEEPHWQKTRSTLRWIARQLQANNKVELLIEQIQPSWIESEQLRRRYRLIVRLIIGLISGLISGLISGLIVGLIVGLIVGLIVRRISGRIVGLISGLDKVEPVEVFQISRSRAAKQKILQYSFFGLIFGLIFGLITALIGGPIFGLITALITVLIIALIGGLKQELKMRSRPNQGIWNSLQNMLVTTVFGYPLSVIYVMVIPVAGRLPEKQDWLDLPGIFFRNLPQFWLPGLFMALLFAFNVGGGLACVQHLSLRFVLWQSGVPWNLAQFLNYCVERRLLLRVGGRYRFLHRELLDHFAESNNS, from the coding sequence ATGGGGCAAAATCAGAATATTGACAATAGCTCACTTGAAAATAGTGCAGTTCAGCAAACTCAAGCAGGGCGAGATACAGTCAGCTTTCAGAATAGCCAAAAGAATCAAGTCACCATTAATAACATTATCCTGCGGCTTTTTGGTAATTCAGAGCCACGGCAAGTTGACTGGGATTGGGGAAAGTTGTTACTAGAAAAAAAGCAGTTACCTGATATCCGTCAACGCTTGGCTGATACCTTGGGACAGAAACACCTTTCTCTGAATGTCTCCCTTGAAGAACAGCCATCTTGGGTAAGTCGAACATTGCAGATTAATGGACAAGATTACGGAACCCTGGATGCAAATAAACTTCTAATTGAGACATTTGGACGGGATGATATTAAAGGAAAACTGCTGATTTTAGGAGCGCCGGGAGCAGGGAAAACAACCGCGCTGTTGAGTTTAGCAGAAGAATTAGTGTGTGGTGCGATCGCAAATCCCAAAACCGTAATTCCCGTTATCTTTGAGCTTTCCACCTGGCGCGATGACAACCAAAGCATTGAAAAATGGCTGATAGAGCAACTTTATGAACTACACGGGGGAAACCGCAAATATCAAATTTATGAACGCTGGTTAGAAAAAAGGGTGTTATTACCTCTGCTGGATGGGTTAGATGAACTGGGGTTAGAAAGACAGAAAAAATGCACCATCAAGCTAAATGAATTTGCAAAGCACTATCCGCAAGTGGTGGTTTGCTGTCGAATCAAGGAATTTGAAGCCGCAAACCAGAAGCTAAACACCCTCAGAGGTGCGGTGTGTCTTCAGCCGTTATCTGACATACAAATTCAGAATTATCTCCACAGCCTGAAACGCCCAGAGTTATGGTCAGCGATTCAGACAAATCCTAATCTGCAAACCCTGCTAGAACCGACCCCAGAAGGTGATCCAGGCTTGTTGAGAGTGCCTCTGTTCGTCAAATTGACCGCCGATGTGTACAACCCACAGCAGCCCATTAGCAGCAAAGCAGACTTGTTAGAGAAGTACATTGATCGCCAGTTGTCCAAAGATACCCGTGAGCAAGATCGCCGGCAAGACCTGAAACAGGGCTGGGCATACAAAACGGTGGAAGAGGAACCCCACTGGCAGAAAACCCGCAGCACTCTCAGATGGATAGCACGGCAGTTGCAAGCTAACAACAAGGTGGAGTTACTCATTGAGCAAATCCAGCCGAGTTGGATTGAGTCTGAACAGTTACGGCGGCGCTATCGGCTGATTGTCAGGCTGATTATCGGGCTGATTTCCGGGCTGATTTCCGGGCTGATTTCCGGGCTGATTGTCGGGCTGATTGTCGGGCTGATCGTCGGGCTGATTGTCAGGCGGATTTCCGGGCGGATTGTCGGGCTGATTTCCGGGCTGGATAAGGTTGAACCTGTAGAAGTGTTTCAAATTTCGAGGTCACGCGCAGCGAAGCAAAAAATCTTACAGTATTCGTTCTTTGGGCTGATTTTTGGGCTGATTTTTGGGCTAATTACTGCGCTAATTGGTGGGCCGATTTTTGGGCTAATTACCGCGCTGATTACTGTGCTGATTATTGCGCTGATTGGTGGGCTGAAGCAGGAATTAAAAATGCGATCGCGTCCTAACCAGGGCATCTGGAACTCATTGCAAAATATGCTGGTGACGACTGTCTTTGGTTATCCTCTCAGCGTGATTTATGTAATGGTAATTCCAGTGGCTGGGAGATTGCCAGAAAAGCAAGACTGGCTGGATTTACCAGGTATTTTTTTTCGCAACCTGCCTCAGTTTTGGTTGCCGGGACTGTTCATGGCGCTATTATTCGCCTTCAATGTGGGCGGTGGACTAGCCTGTGTGCAGCATCTTTCCCTGCGCTTCGTCCTTTGGCAGAGTGGAGTTCCTTGGAATCTTGCCCAATTCCTCAACTACTGCGTCGAGAGGCGCTTGCTGTTGCGTGTCGGTGGGCGTTACCGCTTTTTGCACCGCGAACTCCTCGATCATTTTGCTGAGTCCAATAATTCCTGA
- a CDS encoding AAA family ATPase — translation MREKIDALTQNLARTIVGKSEAIRLVLVALLGGGHALLEDVPGVGKTLLAKSLARSVDGKFQRLQCTPDLLPTDITGTNIWNPKSGEFSFMPGPVFANVLLADEINRATPRTQSALLEVMEEHQVTVDGVSRAVPQPFFVIATQNPIEYQGTFPLPEAQMDRFMLSLSLGYPSETEELQMLQSLQKGIKVDDLQPCITLAEVAELRKMCSQVKVETVLQQYILDLVRATREDEEITLGVSPRGTLALQKASQALAFLSGRDYAIPDDVKLLVPHVLCHRLIPRGGRNARTIVERILRSQPIP, via the coding sequence ATGAGAGAAAAAATTGACGCTTTAACACAAAATCTAGCTCGTACCATCGTTGGTAAAAGCGAGGCTATACGCTTAGTGCTAGTTGCCTTACTTGGTGGCGGTCATGCTTTGCTAGAAGATGTCCCTGGTGTGGGCAAAACCCTCCTCGCTAAATCTTTAGCCCGTTCTGTGGATGGCAAGTTTCAACGGCTACAATGTACCCCCGACTTACTACCCACAGATATCACCGGCACTAACATCTGGAACCCCAAAAGCGGCGAATTTAGCTTTATGCCTGGGCCAGTATTTGCCAATGTGCTGCTAGCTGACGAAATTAACCGCGCTACACCCCGCACCCAGTCAGCTTTGTTGGAAGTGATGGAAGAGCATCAGGTAACAGTTGATGGTGTTTCTCGTGCGGTTCCTCAGCCTTTCTTTGTGATTGCGACTCAGAACCCCATTGAGTACCAAGGTACTTTTCCCTTACCAGAAGCACAAATGGATCGGTTTATGCTGTCTTTGAGTTTGGGCTATCCTTCAGAAACAGAAGAATTGCAAATGCTGCAAAGTCTGCAAAAGGGTATCAAGGTTGATGATTTGCAACCTTGTATTACTTTGGCAGAAGTAGCAGAATTACGCAAAATGTGTTCCCAGGTAAAAGTTGAAACTGTTTTGCAACAATACATTTTGGACTTGGTGCGGGCTACAAGGGAAGATGAAGAAATCACTTTGGGTGTTAGTCCCCGTGGTACTTTGGCACTACAAAAGGCTAGCCAAGCGCTGGCTTTTTTGTCGGGGCGTGATTATGCCATTCCTGATGATGTGAAATTACTTGTTCCTCACGTTCTCTGTCATCGTCTTATTCCTAGAGGGGGAAGGAATGCGAGAACTATTGTAGAACGAATATTGCGATCGCAACCCATCCCTTAA
- a CDS encoding bifunctional riboflavin kinase/FAD synthetase, with product MLNLSQNGCSVWVASSTEGLLTPTAVALGKFDGVHLGHQRVIQPVLQPARGEERRGNGENLPEHSPDGENSLASATEHIHSTVVTFHPHPQEFFTGQPRSLLTPLDEKVQQLRSLGVEQLVLLPFDKELSALSPEDFVEKILVQQLQCQRISVGQDFCFGKKRLGTAQDLQLLAANYDIPVTIVPLETYTNDLPIESGCVNGKPTDGRISTSLIRETLERGGIPQATLLLGRPYTLTGIVVQGQQLGRTIGFPTANLQLPKDKFVPRQGVYAVRVFTHSETANAATQRLGVMNIGNRPTVDGTNSSVEVHLLDWVGDLYGQTLTVQLVEFLRPEQKFPSLEALKTQIQLDCTVAKQVLTAEP from the coding sequence GTGCTAAATTTGTCTCAAAATGGGTGTTCTGTGTGGGTTGCTTCTTCGACTGAAGGGCTGCTAACACCAACTGCTGTTGCTCTTGGCAAATTTGATGGTGTCCATCTTGGTCATCAAAGAGTAATTCAACCAGTTTTGCAGCCAGCCAGGGGTGAAGAGAGAAGGGGTAATGGGGAGAATTTACCAGAACACTCACCCGATGGGGAGAACTCCCTAGCATCAGCAACCGAACATATACACTCAACAGTTGTTACCTTTCATCCCCATCCACAGGAGTTTTTTACGGGACAACCCCGTTCTTTGTTAACTCCACTCGATGAAAAAGTGCAACAATTGCGATCGCTTGGGGTAGAACAACTAGTACTACTACCCTTCGACAAAGAATTATCCGCTTTATCTCCCGAAGATTTTGTCGAAAAAATTCTCGTGCAACAACTCCAATGTCAACGCATTAGCGTCGGGCAGGATTTTTGTTTTGGCAAAAAGCGCCTAGGTACCGCCCAAGATTTGCAATTACTCGCCGCCAACTATGATATCCCCGTGACGATCGTTCCCTTAGAAACTTATACAAATGACTTGCCCATAGAAAGCGGTTGCGTCAACGGTAAGCCGACTGATGGTCGTATTAGTACTTCATTAATTCGCGAAACTCTGGAAAGGGGCGGCATTCCACAGGCAACCCTCCTACTAGGACGCCCTTACACCCTCACAGGTATAGTAGTGCAAGGTCAACAACTCGGCAGAACCATTGGCTTTCCTACCGCCAACCTCCAACTACCAAAAGACAAGTTTGTACCCCGTCAAGGAGTTTACGCCGTCCGGGTTTTCACCCACAGTGAGACAGCAAATGCAGCTACTCAGCGTTTAGGCGTGATGAATATCGGCAACCGCCCCACAGTCGATGGTACTAATTCATCTGTAGAAGTACATTTGCTAGATTGGGTCGGTGATTTGTACGGACAAACGCTGACCGTACAGCTAGTAGAATTTTTGCGCCCCGAACAAAAATTTCCTTCTCTAGAAGCCTTGAAAACCCAAATTCAACTTGATTGCACTGTAGCTAAACAAGTTTTAACTGCTGAACCCTGA